CTTGACAAGGGCAGCCCTAGAGAACGCCGCCCGGGTAGGGCTCGCCATCGGCGGCTCCACCAACCTGGTGCTCCACCTCTTGGCACTCTCCAACGAACTAGACCTGGGCCTCGATCTAGTGTCCATTGATAGACTGAGCGATGAGACACCATGTCTTGTGCGGGTGAGCCCGTCTGGCCGGCTACCATCGACGATTCTCACAATGCTGGAGGTGTGCCAGCGGTCTTGAAAGCCCTTGGCGACATGATATCAGATGCCTCGACGGTAAGGGGACCCATTCTTAGAGTGGCCGCCAGTGCTGATTGGCTTGATCGTGATACCATAAGGGCTCGGGATAACCCCTTTCGAACGGATGGTGGCATTACCGTGCTCAGGGGGAACCTGGCCCCGGAGGGCTCTGTCGTGAAACGGTCAGCTGTAAATCCCGACATGATGGTGCACGAGGGGCCAGCGGTAGTCTTCGAGGGCCTTGAGGAGGCCATGTCCGGGCTTAAAGGCGGAAAGATTGCACCTGAGCGCGTTGTAAGGGAACAGGCCAGGATGAAGGGGATCACAGAGGAAGAGGTCATGCGGCTCTTCTATGATTACCCCCTGAAGCGTTTGGTTAGGCCAGACCATGTAGCTGATATGGTGATCTACCTGACGGGGGCTGCGGGTTCCAGCATCAGCGGTGAAGACATCAATATCACTGCTGGAGGCGTCATGGGATAGACACGCAAACGAGCGATACTGACAACCGAGAAGCGAAAGCCAAAGGCGGTGACCGCAGGGGATGCCCCAATAGGTTCTTCAGCCAGGTGATGTCTGCGGCCACTTTGGGTGCCGGGCCTTGACTTGTGCTTGCTCGTAAGGTGCCCGCCCAAGTAGGGTTGCGCAGAGTCTCCTCTATGCTTTAGGGTATGCCACATGTCATCAAGTTCGATAGCGGAGCCTCAGGATTGGGTCACATTTCGGCGAGTGTCCTCCAGGGAAGGAACGCTTGCTCAAAGCCATAGCATACAGCATACCATTCCTGAATAGTCCTAATCGCGCTGCTGCACTCGTATCCAACAGTGAAGGGCGGACGAGGTAGTCACTATCTAGAAACGGGGGAGATGCCAATGAGTCGTGCCTGCACTGAACGCATTGCCAGACTCCGAGAGGATCACCTGTCTCTCAAGCCAGGTCTATGCGCGGAGAGGGCCCTTGTGTTTACCAGAGTGTTCAGAGAGACAGAAGGCGAGCCCATGATCATCAGAAAGGCCAAAGCCTTCAAGAGGCTCTGCGAAACAAAGACCATTGCCATTCGGCCCGATGAGCTAGTGGTGGGGAGCCCTGGTTCCAGGCCACGGATGGCCATCTTCTGCCCGGATATCTGCTGGGGCTGGGTGGAAGAAGAACTTGACACAATGAGCTCAAGGCCTCAGGACCCGTACGACGTTGCCCAGGAGACCAAGAGGCTTATCAGGGAAGAGATCCTTCCCTACTGGAAAGGAAGGTCTCTGTACGAGTGGTTCCTTGACAAGGTGCCGGAGGATACGCGCAGGCTTGCAGTGGGAACTGATATCTGTGACGTTCTAATTAAGTCCTTTAACGGTCCGGGGGAGATGTCACCCGGATATGGGAACGTGGTATTCCCCAAGGGCTTCAACGCGATAAGGGATGAAACGCTTGAGGTCATGAAGGCCTATGATCCTGAGAACCCTGCCCATAAACATAGGCTGGACTTCCTTGAAGCCGTGGTTCTCGTTTCGGAGGGCATCGTGCACCTGGCGAAGCGCTACGCCGAAGAAGCCCAGCGGCAGGCCGCATCAGAGACAGAACCCCGGCGACAGGCGGAATTGGAGGGGATCGCATCCGTATGCCTTCATGTCCCCGGCAACCCGCCTAGAACATTTCATGAGGCCATGCAGATGGTGCAGTTCGTTCAGATGGGACTAGCCATGGAGGTGAATGCGCCAGCCTACTCGCCCGGGCGCTTTGACCAGTACATGTACCCGTACTTTAGGAAAGATATGGAAGATGGGCGCATAACCCAGGAAGAGGCCCAGGAATTAATCGAGTGCCTGTGGATAAAGCTATCTGAGGCAGTCTGGCTCCACAGCAAGGATGACGCTCGGTTCTTCGCAGGATATAATCCCTTCCTGAACCTCGGAGTGGGTGGCGTGACGCACGATGGGTCTGACGCCACCAACGAACTCTCCTACATGTGTGTCCAGGCCTCCATGAACGTGAGGCTGTTCCAGCCCTCACTCTCCGTTAGGGTTCACGACGATACGCCCCGCGACTTGCTTGTTAAAGTATTCGATCTGGTGAAGCTGGGGGACGGCTTTCCCGCCATCCACAACGATAAAGCCACAATCCAGATGATGCTACTTAAGGGCGTGTCGCTGGAAGATGCCAGAGACTGTGCTATCGTGGGCTGTGTGGAACCAAACGCCGCTGGGAAGATGGCCCAGTGGAGTGACGGGGGACACTACAACTTCGGTTCCGCGGTGGAATTCGCCCTGTTTGACGGGTATCACAGGCTCAGCGGGGAGTACGTAGGGGCAAGGACAGGAGATCCCAGGGACTTCAACTCGTTTAACCAGTTCAAACGGGCTGTCTTTGATCAAATCAGCTTCTTCATCAAGCATCTTGCAACAGCGGCGGTCATTTGCGAGGAGGCCCACGAGCTATTCTGCCCCATGCCCTTTGGCTCCACCACAATAGAGGACTGCGTGAAGAGAGGCCTTGACATAACCATGGGTGGCGCCAGATATAACGCGGGGCCCGCTTTCCTGGGAACAGGAGTCGCGGATGTATCCAATTCCCTCGCAGCTGTTAAGAAGTTTGTTTTTGACGAGAAAAGGGTAAGCATGGAGGACCTCTTGGATGCTCTGTCCGCCAACTTTGAAGGGTACGAGACCCTAAGGCTGTCCCTGATGAACGAGGCACCAAAGTACGGCAATGATGACAATGATGTGGATCAGTTCGCCTTGGAGGTTACCGAACACAGCTTTCGAGAGTGCCAGAAATACCGTAGCCGGAGGGGCTGCAGGTTCATTTCTGCTCTCTACCCTGTAGCGTCCCATGTACCTCACGGTGCGGTGGTGGGGGCACTTCCCTACGGGCGAAAGATGTGTGAACCCCTGGCGGACGGTGTATCCCCATGGCGTGGGACTGACCTCCACGGCCCGACGGCCGCGCTCAAGTCAGTGGCCAAGATACGCCACGCAAACCACACTGCAGGAACTTTGTATAACATGAAGTTTAACCCATCAGTTGTGGACGGGGAGCGGGGCACCGATAACCTGATCGCCTTGGTGAAATCCTTCTTTGAACTTGGGGGCTTTCACCTACAATTCAACATAATCTCAGCCGACACCCTGAGAAGGGCACAGGAGCATCCCGAACGATACGGGGCCCTGATGGTTCGGGTAGCCGGCTATAGCGCTTACTTCGTACACCTTTCTAGGGAGATGCAGGACGACATCATTGCGCGCACGGAATACCTGGAGATGAACTAGAGGCCTCCGGGGCAGCCGTGCGGTCAAAAGCAGTGCGGGGTGAGGAGGGATCCCATGGAAGTAGGCTCCTGCGCCGCAGGTGCTGTAGTATTTGATATTGAGCGGTTCGCCATCCACGATGGGCCGGGAATAAGAACTCTGGTGTTCCTTAAGGGATGCCCTCTCAGGTGTCTTTGGTGTGCCAATCCAGAGTCCCTGACCAGCCAAGTAGAGATGATCTTTCTTGAGAATGACTGCTGTGATTGTGGCGGTTGCACAGCGGTTTGTCAATACGGGGCAATCTTCAAGGATCCCGCGGGCCAGCTGACAACTGACAGGACCAAGTGCCAGACTTGCGGGGCGTGTACCACTGCATGCCCCGCGAATGCGCGCAAGACGGTTGGACAGTGGATGACTGTATCTGAGGTTATGGATGTTGTCCTAAGAGACGAGGTGTTTTACCGGCACTCGGGTGGTGGCCTCACAATTGGTGGCGGGGAGCCCACTGTGTGGCCGGAGTTCCTCACGGATCTCCTGAAGGCAGCTACGGAGAAGGGCCTTCATACTACCATCGAAACCTGCGGCTACGCAGAGTGGAAGGTTCTAGAGACCGTTCTGCTCTATACGGGCTTATTCCTTTACGATCTGAAACACATGGACGATTCTGCTCACAAGCGGCTTACCGGACGCTCCAACCAAACCATACTGGCTAACCTGGCGCGCTTGGTTGAGAACGGAGCGAAGGTTCTAGTAAGGATGCCCGTCATACCGGGGTTCAATGATGGGGTGGAGAACCTGATGAACACCGCGGGGTATGTAAAAAGCCTCGGGCTCAAGACTATGAATCTTCTGCCCTACCACAATTATGGCTCGGTGAAGTACCCAAGACTTGGCAAGAAATACGCATTACCAGATGTCAAGTGCATGGCGATAGAGGATCTCTGGGAGCACAAGAAACTGATTGAGGTAGCTGGACTCGAATGCATTCTTGGCTGATAGGATTTTCGTAATCTCTTGGTCACCCGAACCGCTTCAGTATCAGGTTGATGAGTGCCCGGCAAGACTAGGAGCCTTTGGGATATCACACAAGGGGAGCAAGATGCGGTTGGCAAACCGGAATAGCAGGGGACTTCAGTATAGGGAGGGGCAAAGCCCTCGCCCACTGATTTGGCGAATAATGGGGCAGAGTTGCTTCTAAGGGGGAAGACAAAGTGAGTGAGACTCCGAGAGAAATTCGACAGAGGATCCGTGAGGGAACATGGTTTGGTACAACCGTTGGTTGCGCAAAAGGGTACATGCAGACGGGACTAGCCATCTTGCCAAAGGTCTTGGCTTTTGACTTTCTGCTATTCTGCCAGCGCAATCCCGCACCTTGCCCCGTTGTCGATGTCACTGAGCCAGGGAATCCAGAGGCGGGGTATATAGCCCCGGGAAGTGACATAAGGCATGACTTACCAAGGTACAGGGTCTACGCTAAGGGTGACCTAATCGATGAACCTAGCAACATCACTAAGTACTGGAGAGACGATCTTGTAGGCTTCATGCTGGGTTGTAGCTTCACTTTTGAGGGCGAACTGGCGGATCACGGCATACCTTTGAGGCACGTTGAAGAAAGGAAAAGAGTGCCGATATTCATCACCAACAGAGAGTGCATGCCGGCCGGCATATTCCGGGGCAATATGGCGGTTACTATGAGGCCGATACCCTCCCAAATGGTTTCCCAGGCCATTCAGATCACAGGGGCGATGCCGAAGGCTCACGGAGCGCCAGTTCATGTCGGTTTCCCCGAAGCCTTGGGAATAGCGGATATCCACAAGCCCGATTTTGGCGATCCAGTGACTATAAAGCCGGGAGAAATCCCCGTATTCTGGGCCTGCGGGGTTACCGTTCAGGTGCTGGGCCGAACAATAAAACCTGAGCTGCTTATCACGGAAGCCCCCGCGCACATGTTCATAACCGACTACTCATATAGAGGTTTAGTTGCTAAGACTGTATAGATAGCAGTCCTGACGAAGGAAGCGCAGCACTGTCGAAGTGATCGAATCATGGCACTTCAACTCCTCAACGGGGTATACTTATTGCTGCGACTATGTTGCCGCTAATCGTGATAGTCCGGCCATGGTGGCGAACGGACCCTCGAACAAGTTGAATTGGATCTTGAAGAGGCATAAGAAGCACAGGAAACACCCAAGCCTAGGCTTGCGCCGACAAGGCTAAGACTTAAGCACAGGCTGTTTAGATCCACCAGGGGGCCCACCATTCTGCTGCTTCCCAGACGTAAACTG
The DNA window shown above is from Bacillota bacterium and carries:
- a CDS encoding putative hydro-lyase; amino-acid sequence: MSETPREIRQRIREGTWFGTTVGCAKGYMQTGLAILPKVLAFDFLLFCQRNPAPCPVVDVTEPGNPEAGYIAPGSDIRHDLPRYRVYAKGDLIDEPSNITKYWRDDLVGFMLGCSFTFEGELADHGIPLRHVEERKRVPIFITNRECMPAGIFRGNMAVTMRPIPSQMVSQAIQITGAMPKAHGAPVHVGFPEALGIADIHKPDFGDPVTIKPGEIPVFWACGVTVQVLGRTIKPELLITEAPAHMFITDYSYRGLVAKTV
- a CDS encoding glycyl radical protein, producing MSRACTERIARLREDHLSLKPGLCAERALVFTRVFRETEGEPMIIRKAKAFKRLCETKTIAIRPDELVVGSPGSRPRMAIFCPDICWGWVEEELDTMSSRPQDPYDVAQETKRLIREEILPYWKGRSLYEWFLDKVPEDTRRLAVGTDICDVLIKSFNGPGEMSPGYGNVVFPKGFNAIRDETLEVMKAYDPENPAHKHRLDFLEAVVLVSEGIVHLAKRYAEEAQRQAASETEPRRQAELEGIASVCLHVPGNPPRTFHEAMQMVQFVQMGLAMEVNAPAYSPGRFDQYMYPYFRKDMEDGRITQEEAQELIECLWIKLSEAVWLHSKDDARFFAGYNPFLNLGVGGVTHDGSDATNELSYMCVQASMNVRLFQPSLSVRVHDDTPRDLLVKVFDLVKLGDGFPAIHNDKATIQMMLLKGVSLEDARDCAIVGCVEPNAAGKMAQWSDGGHYNFGSAVEFALFDGYHRLSGEYVGARTGDPRDFNSFNQFKRAVFDQISFFIKHLATAAVICEEAHELFCPMPFGSTTIEDCVKRGLDITMGGARYNAGPAFLGTGVADVSNSLAAVKKFVFDEKRVSMEDLLDALSANFEGYETLRLSLMNEAPKYGNDDNDVDQFALEVTEHSFRECQKYRSRRGCRFISALYPVASHVPHGAVVGALPYGRKMCEPLADGVSPWRGTDLHGPTAALKSVAKIRHANHTAGTLYNMKFNPSVVDGERGTDNLIALVKSFFELGGFHLQFNIISADTLRRAQEHPERYGALMVRVAGYSAYFVHLSREMQDDIIARTEYLEMN
- a CDS encoding glycyl-radical enzyme activating protein; translation: MEVGSCAAGAVVFDIERFAIHDGPGIRTLVFLKGCPLRCLWCANPESLTSQVEMIFLENDCCDCGGCTAVCQYGAIFKDPAGQLTTDRTKCQTCGACTTACPANARKTVGQWMTVSEVMDVVLRDEVFYRHSGGGLTIGGGEPTVWPEFLTDLLKAATEKGLHTTIETCGYAEWKVLETVLLYTGLFLYDLKHMDDSAHKRLTGRSNQTILANLARLVENGAKVLVRMPVIPGFNDGVENLMNTAGYVKSLGLKTMNLLPYHNYGSVKYPRLGKKYALPDVKCMAIEDLWEHKKLIEVAGLECILG